One genomic region from Gammaproteobacteria bacterium encodes:
- a CDS encoding zinc-ribbon domain-containing protein, whose translation MYCPNCGAKILSAGNFCIECGTSLEAAKLVGESKYSTKKKTPQPNSALGSAVESVSFPSSRTGRN comes from the coding sequence ATGTATTGTCCAAATTGTGGGGCAAAAATTCTAAGCGCTGGAAATTTTTGTATAGAATGCGGAACCTCATTAGAGGCAGCCAAACTCGTAGGGGAAAGTAAATATTCGACTAAGAAAAAAACTCCTCAGCCAAATAGCGCCTTAGGGTCAGCAGTAGAGTCCGTAAGCTTCCCCTCCAGCAGGACAGGTAGAAACTAG
- the glmS gene encoding glutamine--fructose-6-phosphate transaminase (isomerizing), translated as MCGIVGAIAQRDVAPILLEGLRRLEYRGYDSAGMVVVGPDNALARVRATGKVNQLAELLQQTPLPGNLGVAHTRWATHGKPTVANAHPHICRDTVAVVHNGIIENYEVLRDQQRALGFEFTSETDTEVIVHQIYAHLEQGQDLLTAVQTAITELRGAYALGVVSKAEPDRLVVARRGSPLVIGLGIGENFIASDVAALLPVTQRFMFLEDGDVAVLTSDDIQIFDRDGAPAQRTVRMSELTADAIERGEYRHYMLKEIFEQSRAVANCLEGRIADGRVLEQSFGPEAARIFDQVQGVHIIACGTSYHAGMIGRHWLESIAGIPCSVEVASEFRYRRPVVRKNSLIVTLSQSGETADTLAGLLEARRLGFGHSLAICNVPESSLVRESELVLMTRAGPEIGVASTKAFTTQLAALMLLVVVLGRRHGLTAEQEAKIVQQLISLPGMIEHALQLNPQIEELAERFADKRHALFLGRGAQYPVAMEGALKLKEISYIHAEAYPAGELKHGPLALVDADMPVIAVAPNNELLEKLKSNLQEVSARGGELFVFADEGAGLAAGPGITVLPVAPTDDCIAPIVFTVPLQLLAYHVAMLKGTDVDQPRNLAKSVTVE; from the coding sequence ATGTGCGGTATCGTCGGTGCAATCGCGCAGCGTGATGTGGCGCCCATCCTGCTCGAAGGGCTGCGGCGGCTGGAATACCGTGGCTACGATTCCGCGGGTATGGTCGTGGTCGGTCCTGACAATGCCCTCGCGCGCGTCCGTGCGACCGGCAAAGTAAACCAGCTGGCCGAACTGCTGCAGCAGACGCCGCTGCCCGGCAACCTGGGTGTGGCACACACTCGCTGGGCAACACATGGCAAGCCCACCGTCGCCAACGCGCACCCGCACATCTGCCGCGACACCGTCGCCGTCGTGCACAACGGCATCATCGAAAACTACGAGGTGCTGCGAGACCAGCAGCGCGCCCTCGGTTTCGAATTCACCTCGGAAACGGACACCGAGGTGATCGTCCACCAGATCTATGCGCATCTCGAGCAGGGGCAGGACCTGCTTACTGCCGTTCAAACGGCCATCACCGAGCTGCGCGGCGCCTATGCGTTGGGCGTCGTCTCGAAGGCCGAGCCGGACCGGCTGGTGGTCGCGCGCCGCGGCAGCCCGCTGGTGATCGGCCTCGGGATCGGCGAGAACTTCATCGCCTCCGACGTCGCCGCACTGTTGCCGGTCACACAGCGCTTCATGTTTCTGGAAGATGGCGATGTCGCCGTACTCACCAGCGACGACATTCAGATCTTTGACCGTGACGGCGCACCCGCACAGCGCACGGTGCGCATGTCCGAGCTCACCGCCGACGCCATCGAGCGCGGTGAATACCGGCATTACATGCTCAAGGAGATCTTCGAACAGTCGCGTGCGGTTGCCAATTGTCTCGAGGGCCGCATTGCCGATGGCCGGGTACTGGAACAGAGCTTCGGCCCGGAGGCGGCGCGCATCTTCGATCAGGTGCAAGGCGTGCACATCATCGCCTGTGGCACCAGTTATCACGCCGGCATGATCGGCCGCCACTGGCTGGAATCCATCGCCGGTATCCCCTGCAGCGTCGAGGTTGCCAGTGAGTTCCGTTACCGCCGCCCGGTGGTGCGCAAGAACTCCCTGATCGTCACGCTCTCACAATCCGGCGAGACCGCCGATACGCTGGCCGGTCTGCTGGAGGCCCGACGCCTCGGCTTCGGCCATTCGCTGGCGATCTGCAACGTGCCGGAAAGCTCGCTGGTGCGCGAATCCGAGCTGGTGCTGATGACCCGTGCCGGCCCCGAGATCGGCGTGGCCTCGACCAAGGCCTTCACCACGCAACTGGCCGCCCTGATGCTGCTGGTCGTCGTACTCGGCCGGCGACACGGCCTCACCGCCGAACAGGAGGCGAAGATCGTCCAGCAGCTCATCTCGCTGCCCGGCATGATCGAACATGCACTGCAGCTGAACCCGCAGATCGAGGAACTCGCCGAGCGCTTCGCCGACAAGCGCCACGCCTTGTTTCTAGGTCGCGGCGCGCAGTACCCCGTGGCGATGGAGGGTGCACTCAAGTTGAAAGAGATCTCCTACATCCACGCCGAGGCCTATCCCGCCGGTGAACTGAAGCACGGCCCACTCGCCCTGGTCGATGCCGACATGCCGGTGATCGCGGTTGCGCCCAACAACGAGCTGTTGGAAAAACTCAAGTCCAACCTGCAGGAAGTCAGCGCCCGCGGCGGTGAACTGTTTGTGTTCGCCGACGAGGGCGCCGGCCTCGCCGCCGGCCCCGGCATCACTGTCCTGCCGGTGGCCCCCACCGACGACTGTATCGCCCCGATCGTCTTCACCGTACCGCTGCAACTCCTCGCCTATCACGTCGCGATGCTCAAGGGCACGGACGTGGATCAGCCGCGGAATTTGGCGAAGAGTGTGACGGTTGAATAA
- the glmU gene encoding bifunctional UDP-N-acetylglucosamine diphosphorylase/glucosamine-1-phosphate N-acetyltransferase GlmU translates to MPLSIIILAAGRGTRMRSTLPKVLHPLAGRPLLEHVIDAAEALGADSIHIVYGHGGEQVRERLAARRLTWVEQTEQLGTGHAVAQALPAVPDGDRVLVLYGDVPLIGTDTLGRLLAAADGGRFGLLTAELADPSGYGRILRDAPAAAGGRVTGIVEQKDATPEQLCIHEINTGFLAVDAAPLKRWVARLGNGNSQGEYYLTDVIAQAAAEGMAIETIAPYTPTEILGVNDRAQLVGLEREYQYRQAQRLLHAGVTLYDPARFDLRGSLEHGQDVTVDVNVIFEGRVKLGDRVHIGPGCLIRNSEIGADTVVQAHCVIEDAIIGRNARIGPFARIRPETRLADDVHIGNFVEIKKSTIDTGSKVNHLSYIGDTTIGRRVNVGAGTITCNYDGANKHRTVIEDDAFIGSDTQLIAPVKVGAGATLGAGTTLTRDAPPGELTYSRARQETRPGWQRPVKKR, encoded by the coding sequence ATGCCGTTGAGTATCATCATCCTCGCCGCGGGCCGGGGCACGCGCATGCGCTCCACCTTGCCCAAGGTCCTGCACCCTCTGGCCGGCCGACCATTGCTGGAACATGTCATCGACGCCGCCGAGGCCCTGGGTGCCGACTCCATCCACATCGTCTACGGTCACGGTGGTGAGCAGGTGCGCGAGCGCCTGGCCGCGCGCCGGCTGACATGGGTCGAGCAGACCGAGCAGCTCGGCACCGGCCACGCCGTCGCCCAGGCCTTGCCGGCCGTCCCCGACGGCGATCGCGTGCTGGTGCTCTATGGCGACGTGCCGTTGATCGGTACCGACACCCTGGGTCGCCTGCTGGCCGCCGCCGACGGCGGACGTTTCGGTCTGTTGACCGCCGAGCTCGCCGACCCGAGCGGCTACGGCCGCATCCTGCGCGACGCCCCCGCCGCTGCAGGGGGCCGGGTCACCGGCATCGTCGAGCAAAAGGACGCGACGCCCGAACAGCTGTGTATCCACGAGATCAATACCGGCTTCCTCGCCGTCGACGCCGCCCCGCTCAAGCGCTGGGTCGCGCGGCTGGGCAACGGCAATAGCCAGGGCGAGTATTACCTCACCGACGTCATCGCCCAGGCCGCCGCCGAGGGGATGGCCATCGAGACCATCGCCCCGTACACACCGACGGAGATCCTCGGGGTCAACGACCGCGCCCAGCTCGTCGGGCTTGAGCGCGAATATCAATACCGACAGGCACAGCGGCTGCTGCACGCGGGCGTCACCCTGTACGACCCGGCACGCTTCGATCTGCGCGGCAGCCTGGAGCACGGTCAGGACGTGACCGTCGACGTGAACGTGATCTTCGAGGGCAGGGTGAAGCTCGGCGACCGGGTGCACATCGGTCCCGGTTGCCTGATCCGCAATAGCGAGATCGGCGCCGATACCGTGGTGCAGGCACATTGTGTCATCGAGGATGCCATCATTGGTCGCAACGCGCGCATTGGCCCGTTCGCGCGCATCCGTCCCGAGACACGCCTGGCCGACGACGTGCACATCGGCAATTTCGTCGAGATCAAGAAATCGACTATCGACACTGGCTCCAAGGTGAATCACCTGAGCTACATCGGTGACACGACCATCGGCCGGCGCGTCAATGTCGGCGCCGGCACCATCACCTGCAATTACGACGGCGCCAACAAGCACCGCACCGTTATCGAGGATGACGCCTTCATCGGCTCGGACACGCAGCTGATCGCCCCGGTGAAAGTCGGCGCCGGCGCGACCCTGGGTGCAGGCACGACCCTCACCCGCGACGCGCCACCCGGCGAGCTCACCTACAGCCGCGCCAGACAGGAAACCCGGCCGGGCTGGCAGCGGCCGGTGAAGAAGAGATGA
- a CDS encoding F0F1 ATP synthase subunit epsilon produces the protein MAMTIHVDIVSAEAAIFSGSATMVFAPAEMGEVGIAPRHAPMLTSLKPGEVRVQTDDGKEQTFYVSGGMLEVQPHVVTILSDTALRARDLDEAAALAAKEHAEKLLIDTKAGIDHAKAQAELAEAVAQLRTIHKLRKGRG, from the coding sequence ATGGCCATGACCATTCACGTCGACATCGTAAGTGCGGAAGCCGCGATCTTCTCCGGGTCGGCGACCATGGTGTTCGCACCCGCCGAGATGGGCGAGGTCGGCATCGCGCCACGTCACGCACCCATGCTTACCTCCCTCAAACCTGGTGAGGTACGCGTGCAGACCGATGACGGCAAGGAGCAGACCTTCTACGTCTCCGGCGGTATGCTGGAGGTGCAGCCGCATGTGGTGACCATATTGTCGGACACCGCCCTGCGCGCCAGGGATCTCGACGAGGCCGCGGCCCTGGCGGCGAAGGAACACGCCGAGAAGCTGCTGATAGACACCAAGGCCGGCATCGACCACGCCAAGGCACAGGCCGAACTGGCCGAGGCCGTCGCCCAGCTGCGCACCATCCATAAGTTGCGCAAGGGACGGGGCTGA
- the atpD gene encoding F0F1 ATP synthase subunit beta, whose protein sequence is MSSGNIIEIIGAVVDVEFPRDAVPNIYSALTVGDADLTLEVQQQLGDGVVRTIAMGSTDGLKRGLNVTNTGAPISVPVGTKTLGRIMNVLGEPVDDAGPIGAETTAAIHRKPPTFAEQAAAVEILETGIKVIDLICPFAKGGKVGLFGGAGVGKTVTLMELIRNIAVEHSGYSVFAGVGERTREGNDFYHEMTEGGVIDKVALVYGQMNEPPGNRLRVALTGLTMAEFFRDEGRDVLFFVDNIYRYTLAGTEVSALLGRMPSAVGYQPTLAEEMGVLQERITSTKTGSITSIQAVYVPADDLTDPSPATTFAHLDATLVLSRNIAELGIYPAVDPLDSTSRILDPLIVGNEHYDTARAVQGTLQRYKELKDIIAILGMDELSEDDKRAVGRARKIQRFLSQPFFVAEAFTGAPGKYCSLKDTIRAFQGIVNGEYDHLPEQAFYMVGTIEEAVEKAKTL, encoded by the coding sequence ATGAGTTCGGGCAACATCATTGAAATCATCGGCGCCGTGGTCGACGTGGAATTTCCCCGCGACGCGGTACCGAATATTTATAGCGCACTCACTGTCGGTGACGCCGATCTGACCCTGGAAGTGCAGCAGCAGCTCGGTGATGGCGTCGTACGCACCATTGCCATGGGCTCCACCGATGGCCTGAAGCGCGGGCTGAACGTAACCAACACCGGTGCCCCGATCTCGGTGCCGGTCGGCACCAAGACGCTGGGTCGCATCATGAATGTGCTCGGCGAGCCGGTGGACGATGCCGGGCCGATCGGTGCCGAGACCACCGCCGCCATTCACCGCAAGCCGCCGACCTTTGCCGAACAGGCCGCGGCGGTCGAGATCCTGGAAACCGGCATCAAGGTCATCGACCTGATCTGCCCGTTCGCCAAGGGCGGCAAGGTGGGCCTGTTCGGTGGCGCCGGCGTAGGCAAGACCGTGACCCTGATGGAGCTGATCCGCAACATTGCCGTCGAGCACTCCGGCTACTCGGTGTTCGCCGGTGTCGGCGAGCGGACCCGCGAAGGCAACGACTTCTATCATGAAATGACCGAGGGCGGCGTCATCGACAAGGTGGCGCTGGTGTATGGTCAGATGAACGAGCCGCCGGGCAACCGCCTGCGCGTGGCACTCACCGGCCTGACCATGGCCGAGTTCTTCCGTGACGAAGGCCGTGACGTGTTGTTCTTCGTCGACAACATCTACCGCTACACCCTGGCCGGTACCGAGGTGTCCGCACTGCTCGGGCGCATGCCATCGGCAGTGGGTTATCAGCCGACCCTGGCCGAGGAGATGGGTGTCCTGCAGGAGCGCATCACCTCCACCAAGACGGGCTCCATCACCTCGATTCAGGCCGTGTACGTGCCCGCCGACGACTTGACCGACCCGTCACCGGCGACGACCTTCGCGCACTTGGATGCGACCCTGGTGCTGTCGCGCAACATCGCCGAGCTGGGTATCTATCCCGCCGTCGATCCGCTCGATTCCACCTCGCGAATCCTCGATCCGCTGATCGTCGGCAACGAACACTACGATACCGCCCGCGCCGTGCAGGGCACCTTGCAGCGCTACAAGGAACTGAAGGACATCATCGCGATTCTGGGTATGGACGAACTGTCCGAGGACGACAAGCGTGCCGTCGGCCGCGCCCGCAAGATCCAGCGCTTCCTGTCGCAGCCATTCTTCGTCGCCGAGGCCTTCACCGGCGCACCCGGCAAATACTGCTCGCTGAAAGACACCATCCGCGCCTTCCAGGGCATCGTCAATGGTGAGTACGACCACCTGCCGGAACAGGCCTTCTACATGGTCGGCACCATCGAAGAGGCCGTCGAGAAGGCGAAGACGCTTTAA
- the atpG gene encoding F0F1 ATP synthase subunit gamma gives MAGAKEIRTKIKSIKNTQKITKAMEMVAASKMRRAQDRMLASRPYAEKVRSVVAHMATGHPEYKHPYLVAREPRRIGLIVVSTDRGLCGGLNVNMFKTVIAHMKKWNEAGYEVDIVAFGTKASQFFKRIGGNVVAQATHLGDAPAIQGLIGCVKVMLDSYDAGRIDHLYLGYTKFVNTMAQTPRVDQVLPIVPAEDERLKHYWDYLYEPDAKPVMNMLLTRYIESLVYQSVVENIASEQAARMVAMKSATDNAGDLIDELELVYNKARQAAITREISEIVGGAAAV, from the coding sequence ATGGCCGGCGCAAAAGAGATACGCACCAAGATCAAGAGCATCAAGAACACGCAGAAGATCACCAAGGCCATGGAGATGGTCGCGGCGAGCAAGATGCGTCGGGCTCAGGATCGTATGCTGGCATCGCGGCCCTACGCCGAGAAGGTGCGCAGCGTGGTGGCCCACATGGCCACGGGCCACCCGGAATACAAGCACCCCTATCTGGTGGCGCGCGAACCCCGGCGCATCGGCCTGATTGTGGTGTCGACCGATCGCGGCCTCTGCGGCGGTCTGAACGTGAACATGTTCAAGACCGTCATCGCGCACATGAAGAAATGGAACGAGGCGGGTTACGAGGTCGATATCGTCGCCTTCGGCACCAAGGCCAGTCAGTTCTTCAAGCGCATCGGCGGCAACGTCGTGGCGCAGGCCACGCACCTCGGCGACGCACCGGCGATCCAGGGACTGATCGGCTGTGTGAAGGTCATGCTGGACAGTTACGATGCCGGCCGCATAGATCACCTGTATCTGGGCTATACCAAATTCGTGAATACCATGGCGCAGACACCGCGCGTCGACCAGGTGCTGCCGATCGTGCCTGCCGAGGACGAGCGCCTCAAGCACTACTGGGATTATCTCTACGAGCCCGATGCCAAGCCGGTGATGAACATGCTGCTGACCCGCTACATCGAGTCGCTGGTGTATCAGAGCGTGGTGGAAAACATCGCCTCGGAGCAGGCCGCGCGGATGGTCGCCATGAAGTCCGCCACTGACAATGCCGGCGATCTGATCGATGAACTGGAGCTGGTCTACAACAAGGCCCGTCAGGCAGCGATCACCCGGGAGATTTCCGAAATCGTCGGCGGTGCCGCGGCGGTTTAA
- the atpA gene encoding F0F1 ATP synthase subunit alpha produces the protein MQLNPTEISELIKSRIETFQTAAEARTEGTVVSLSDGIARIHGLADVMAGEMIEFPGDVYGMALNLERDSVGAVILGEYKHISEGAAVKCTGKILEVPVGEGLLGRVVDALGSPIDGKGPIDAVRTSPIEKIAPGVIARKSVDQPVQTGIKAIDAMVPIGRGQRELIIGDRQTGKTAVAIDAIINQKGTGVKCIYVAVGQKNSSVAAVVRKLEEHDALAHTIIVAATAADSAAMQFIAPYAGCAMGEYFRDNGEDALIVYDDLTKQAWAYRQVSLLLRRPPGREAYPGDVFYLHSRLLERAARINADEVEKLTEGRVKGRTGSLTALPIIETQAGDVSAFVPTNVISITDGQIFLESDLFNAGIRPAINAGLSVSRVGGAAQTKIIKKLGGGVRMALAQYRELAAFAQFASDLDETTRKQLERGQRVTELMKQKQYAPLTVAEMALSLFAANEGYLDDIEIKKVVDFEAALHAYAKSNHAALIEKINTTTDYNDEIVAGLTKAIEDFKANGAW, from the coding sequence ATGCAACTCAATCCCACTGAAATCAGCGAGCTGATCAAAAGCCGCATCGAGACGTTCCAGACTGCCGCCGAGGCGCGTACCGAAGGTACCGTGGTCAGCCTGAGCGATGGCATCGCCCGCATCCACGGCCTGGCCGACGTGATGGCCGGTGAGATGATCGAGTTTCCCGGTGACGTCTACGGTATGGCGCTGAACCTGGAGCGCGATTCCGTCGGTGCGGTGATTCTCGGCGAGTACAAGCACATCTCCGAGGGCGCCGCGGTGAAGTGCACCGGCAAGATCCTGGAGGTCCCGGTCGGCGAGGGCCTGCTCGGCCGCGTCGTCGACGCGCTCGGCAGCCCGATCGACGGCAAGGGCCCGATCGATGCCGTCCGGACCTCACCCATCGAGAAGATCGCCCCCGGCGTCATCGCCCGCAAGTCGGTCGATCAGCCGGTGCAGACCGGTATCAAGGCCATCGACGCGATGGTGCCGATCGGCCGCGGCCAGCGCGAACTGATCATCGGTGACCGTCAGACCGGCAAGACTGCGGTCGCGATCGACGCCATCATCAATCAGAAGGGCACCGGCGTTAAGTGCATTTATGTCGCGGTCGGCCAGAAGAACTCTTCGGTCGCCGCGGTGGTGCGCAAGCTCGAAGAACATGATGCGCTGGCGCACACCATCATCGTCGCCGCCACCGCGGCCGACTCCGCCGCCATGCAGTTCATCGCCCCCTACGCGGGCTGCGCGATGGGCGAGTATTTCCGCGACAACGGCGAGGACGCGCTGATCGTGTACGACGATCTGACCAAGCAGGCCTGGGCCTACCGCCAGGTCAGCCTGCTGCTGCGCCGTCCGCCGGGTCGCGAGGCCTACCCGGGTGACGTGTTCTATCTGCATTCGCGCCTGCTGGAGCGCGCCGCGCGCATCAACGCCGACGAGGTCGAGAAACTCACCGAGGGTCGCGTCAAGGGCCGGACCGGGTCGCTGACCGCCTTGCCGATCATCGAGACGCAGGCGGGCGACGTGTCGGCCTTCGTGCCCACCAACGTGATCTCCATTACCGACGGCCAGATCTTCCTGGAAAGTGATCTGTTCAATGCCGGTATCCGTCCCGCCATCAACGCCGGCCTGTCGGTGTCGCGCGTGGGCGGTGCGGCGCAGACCAAGATCATCAAGAAGCTTGGTGGTGGCGTACGTATGGCCCTGGCGCAATATCGTGAACTCGCGGCCTTTGCCCAGTTCGCCTCCGACCTCGACGAGACCACCCGCAAGCAGTTGGAACGCGGCCAGCGCGTCACCGAATTGATGAAGCAGAAGCAGTACGCACCCCTGACGGTGGCCGAGATGGCGTTGTCCTTGTTCGCGGCCAACGAAGGCTACCTCGACGACATCGAAATCAAGAAGGTCGTCGACTTCGAGGCCGCGCTGCACGCCTACGCCAAGTCCAACCACGCGGCCTTGATCGAGAAGATCAATACGACCACGGACTACAACGACGAGATCGTCGCCGGCCTCACCAAGGCCATCGAGGATTTCAAAGCCAACGGGGCTTGGTAA
- a CDS encoding F0F1 ATP synthase subunit delta codes for MAESTTIARPYAHAVFDLARERQALAAWAELLELAARVAADPEMRRLLDDPRITPAQLAGLFVDILTDMGSERLDDDGRNLIQLLAQRRRLVVLPEIFGLFQQLKHDAEGAIKAQLISAFPATDAQKQTVAAALKQRFGREVQLEFITDPALMGGAVVRAGDLVIDGSVRGKLTRLGTALSH; via the coding sequence ATGGCGGAATCCACCACAATCGCACGACCCTACGCCCACGCAGTGTTCGATCTGGCACGCGAGCGGCAGGCCCTGGCGGCCTGGGCGGAACTGCTCGAGCTGGCGGCCCGGGTGGCGGCCGACCCGGAGATGCGCAGGCTGCTCGACGATCCACGCATCACACCGGCCCAGCTGGCCGGGCTGTTCGTCGACATCCTGACCGACATGGGGAGCGAGCGCCTCGACGACGACGGCCGCAACCTGATCCAGTTGCTGGCACAACGGCGCCGGCTGGTGGTCCTGCCGGAGATCTTCGGCCTGTTCCAACAGCTCAAGCACGACGCCGAGGGGGCCATCAAGGCGCAGCTGATCTCCGCGTTCCCGGCCACGGACGCCCAGAAGCAGACCGTCGCGGCCGCGCTGAAGCAGCGCTTCGGTCGCGAGGTGCAGCTCGAGTTCATCACCGATCCGGCCCTGATGGGCGGTGCGGTGGTGCGTGCCGGTGACCTGGTCATAGACGGTTCGGTCCGGGGCAAGCTGACCCGCCTGGGTACGGCCCTGAGCCACTGA
- a CDS encoding F0F1 ATP synthase subunit B, which translates to MNINLTLIAQMIVFGVFVWFCMRFVWPPIMGALDTRRTRIADGLAAGERGKHEQELAQKRAAEVLLQAKQQAQEIITKAEKRAAEVVEEAKADAKTEGERILTAARAEIGQEVNRAKEGLRAQVVSIAIAGAGKVLEREIDANTHDDLLNQLAAQI; encoded by the coding sequence ATGAATATCAATCTCACACTCATTGCACAAATGATCGTGTTTGGCGTGTTCGTGTGGTTCTGCATGCGGTTCGTGTGGCCGCCCATCATGGGCGCGCTGGATACCCGCCGGACCCGGATCGCCGATGGCCTGGCCGCGGGCGAGCGCGGCAAGCACGAGCAGGAACTGGCGCAGAAGCGTGCTGCCGAGGTACTGCTGCAGGCCAAGCAACAGGCCCAGGAGATCATCACCAAGGCGGAAAAGCGCGCCGCGGAGGTCGTCGAAGAGGCCAAGGCCGACGCCAAGACCGAAGGCGAGCGCATCCTGACCGCGGCCCGCGCCGAGATCGGCCAGGAGGTCAACCGCGCGAAGGAAGGCCTGCGTGCCCAGGTGGTATCGATTGCCATCGCCGGCGCCGGCAAGGTCCTGGAGCGGGAAATCGACGCCAACACCCACGACGACCTGCTGAACCAGCTGGCCGCACAGATCTAG
- the atpE gene encoding F0F1 ATP synthase subunit C, translating to MEMATALLYIAGALMMGLGALGAAVGIGILGGRFLEGAARQPELIPMLRVQFFIVMGLVDAVPMIAVGISLYVLFAVVG from the coding sequence ATGGAAATGGCAACTGCTCTGCTGTACATCGCCGGCGCCCTGATGATGGGCCTGGGCGCGCTCGGCGCCGCGGTCGGCATCGGTATTCTCGGCGGCCGTTTCCTGGAAGGTGCCGCACGTCAGCCCGAGCTGATCCCCATGCTGCGTGTCCAATTCTTCATCGTCATGGGTCTGGTCGACGCCGTGCCCATGATCGCGGTCGGTATCTCCCTGTACGTGCTGTTTGCCGTCGTCGGCTGA